A genome region from Pseudoalteromonas tetraodonis includes the following:
- a CDS encoding alpha/beta hydrolase, with the protein MRIKKAIILNVLLAVSVFGFAITGFSYYQNNVSDFVDVTLDSKVLNESRKVFIRFPDDFDKNKAYPLIIKTDGNFNLANWDKALKALNPESILNEAILVAIPNQFFTDTRNRDLVPPYARKDVNTNPRPKHETSPEIFGKADLFLAFIEQELLTYLEANYRLTENRILTGFSAGGSFTLYTLHTKPMLFNGYFAFSPAAWYDDMTVVNHFNSFLQVKTQSYYRPALLYFTVGGAEHKLMLEAYNNLEQSLVSHTSNWLVWGSKVNPDAKHNDNPALSITGALMAYDEFIN; encoded by the coding sequence ATGAGAATTAAAAAAGCGATTATTTTAAATGTGTTGCTTGCTGTTAGTGTATTTGGGTTTGCAATAACTGGGTTTAGTTATTATCAAAATAATGTTTCAGACTTTGTTGATGTAACCTTAGATTCGAAAGTGCTTAATGAGTCTCGTAAGGTATTTATAAGGTTCCCCGATGATTTTGATAAAAATAAAGCGTATCCACTTATTATAAAAACAGATGGTAATTTTAATTTAGCTAATTGGGATAAAGCGCTAAAAGCATTAAATCCTGAAAGTATATTAAATGAGGCTATTTTAGTTGCTATACCTAATCAGTTTTTTACTGATACCCGAAATCGTGATCTTGTACCACCTTATGCAAGGAAGGACGTAAATACAAATCCTCGACCTAAACATGAAACTTCGCCAGAAATTTTTGGTAAAGCTGATTTGTTTTTAGCTTTTATAGAGCAAGAGCTACTTACTTATTTAGAGGCTAACTACAGGTTAACTGAAAACCGTATATTAACGGGATTTTCGGCAGGGGGCAGTTTTACTTTATATACGCTGCATACCAAACCAATGCTATTTAATGGTTACTTTGCATTTAGCCCTGCGGCTTGGTATGACGATATGACCGTAGTAAATCATTTTAATAGCTTTTTACAAGTTAAAACACAGAGCTACTATAGACCCGCCTTATTATATTTTACTGTTGGCGGGGCTGAGCATAAATTAATGCTTGAGGCGTATAATAACTTGGAGCAAAGTTTAGTAAGCCATACTAGTAACTGGTTAGTGTGGGGCAGTAAAGTAAACCCTGATGCAAAGCATAATGATAATCCAGCATTGAGTATTACGGGGGCTTTAATGGCCTATGATGAATTTATTAATTAA
- a CDS encoding GNAT family N-acetyltransferase: protein MFKTIKLPRVTLRLITHKHGAALLTILNNPLVYEFNDYKTPLNKQHIKQLIQDDISSYYQGEGVRLAIEHNISGDLIGTCGLYNINSQTQSAYLGFELDPFYWQQGLMQEVLKGFVSEVHSSINIEHLYAEIHGKNVRCYNLLTKLGFVFKQQLNNGVWHKQLTKMGDA, encoded by the coding sequence ATGTTTAAAACTATAAAATTACCCCGCGTTACCTTACGTTTAATTACCCACAAACACGGCGCAGCGCTATTAACAATTTTAAATAATCCACTCGTTTATGAGTTTAACGATTATAAAACCCCGCTAAATAAACAGCATATTAAGCAGTTAATTCAAGATGATATCTCGAGTTATTACCAAGGTGAAGGTGTTCGGCTTGCGATTGAACATAATATATCTGGTGACCTAATTGGTACCTGTGGTTTATATAACATAAATAGCCAAACCCAAAGTGCTTATTTGGGCTTCGAACTCGATCCTTTTTATTGGCAGCAAGGCTTAATGCAAGAAGTACTTAAAGGCTTTGTCAGTGAAGTGCATAGCTCTATAAACATTGAGCACTTATATGCAGAAATTCATGGTAAAAACGTACGCTGTTATAACTTGCTTACTAAACTTGGCTTTGTATTTAAGCAGCAACTTAATAACGGTGTATGGCATAAGCAATTAACTAAAATGGGTGACGCATGA
- a CDS encoding porin, giving the protein MKRKLVSLAIAGILAAPSISAVEVFKDEKNTVAVGGYIDARVINTQGQNEIVNGASRINFDFKRQLKNGWEAMALVEWGVNPVGSSDIVYNNRFESIQDEFLYNRLGYAGLKHDKYGQITIGKQWGAWFDVVYATNYSYVWDGNAAGVYTYNKDDGAVNGTGRGDKTLQYRNSYNDFDFSVQTQLKNSAFYTCDVSNITESQCQANFESGDAAAQQVEFNYTFGGAVTYNVTDKLKLTAGINRGEFELTYGDGTTRSVDDLIYGAGVIWGNIDAPGLYVAANINKNENHDTDNIGRLIKDAIGIETFVSYRFDNDFRPFIAYNLFDAGDDYVIQPNFNADPNDVFKRQFAVIGVHYLIDQDTQLYVEARKDFGDFESNNKQQQALMEQSEDDGIAFGFRYVL; this is encoded by the coding sequence ATGAAAAGAAAATTAGTATCGCTAGCAATTGCGGGTATTTTAGCTGCTCCAAGTATTTCAGCAGTAGAAGTGTTTAAGGATGAAAAAAATACAGTCGCAGTAGGCGGATATATTGATGCGCGAGTGATAAATACTCAAGGTCAAAACGAAATCGTCAATGGTGCCTCACGAATTAATTTTGATTTTAAACGCCAACTAAAAAACGGCTGGGAAGCAATGGCTTTAGTTGAATGGGGTGTCAACCCTGTTGGCAGTAGCGATATTGTATACAACAACCGTTTTGAATCTATTCAAGATGAGTTTTTATATAATCGTTTAGGTTATGCAGGACTTAAACACGATAAATACGGCCAAATTACGATTGGTAAACAATGGGGTGCGTGGTTTGATGTTGTGTATGCTACAAACTACAGCTATGTATGGGATGGTAACGCTGCCGGTGTTTACACTTACAACAAAGACGATGGTGCAGTAAATGGTACTGGTCGTGGTGATAAAACACTGCAATACCGTAATAGCTACAACGACTTTGACTTTAGTGTTCAAACTCAGTTAAAAAACAGCGCTTTTTATACTTGTGATGTAAGTAATATTACAGAATCACAATGCCAAGCAAATTTTGAGTCTGGAGATGCTGCTGCACAACAAGTTGAATTTAACTATACGTTTGGCGGTGCAGTAACCTATAACGTGACTGATAAGCTAAAACTGACTGCGGGTATTAACCGCGGCGAGTTTGAATTAACGTATGGCGACGGAACAACCCGCTCTGTTGACGATTTAATTTATGGTGCAGGTGTTATTTGGGGCAATATTGATGCGCCAGGCTTGTATGTAGCCGCTAATATCAACAAAAACGAAAACCACGATACAGATAACATAGGTCGTTTAATTAAAGATGCGATTGGTATTGAAACATTTGTGTCGTATCGCTTTGATAACGATTTTAGACCATTTATTGCCTATAACTTATTTGATGCAGGTGATGACTACGTAATTCAACCAAACTTTAATGCCGATCCTAACGATGTATTTAAGCGTCAGTTTGCAGTTATTGGTGTGCATTACTTAATTGACCAAGACACACAACTTTATGTAGAAGCACGTAAAGACTTTGGTGATTTTGAAAGTAATAATAAACAGCAGCAAGCGCTAATGGAGCAATCTGAAGATGACGGTATTGCTTTTGGTTTTAGATACGTTCTTTAA
- a CDS encoding MepB family protein codes for MKSLMTNDHLHDELLIILQNNFAPSGYKLPNADELIPHNQNAQYHGYAFTLNQKRIIYRKAKITPDRPGAFLALWKRPADLSNFKPIPFANEFDYLLVAVSSDGLTTINNQVANIQKGFFLFPVELLVKKGIVTGRNHKGKTAFRVFPPWSESRALKGTGAFSNSAKVTQRWQCDYFLNQNQHGLVDLIKLNNILANAV; via the coding sequence ATGAAAAGTTTAATGACGAATGATCATTTGCATGATGAATTATTAATCATTTTACAAAACAACTTTGCTCCCTCAGGGTATAAACTACCAAACGCTGATGAGTTGATACCTCATAATCAAAATGCCCAATACCATGGCTATGCATTTACTTTAAACCAAAAACGTATAATTTACAGAAAAGCTAAAATTACACCCGACAGACCTGGCGCTTTTTTAGCACTATGGAAACGCCCAGCGGATTTGAGTAATTTTAAACCAATTCCATTTGCCAATGAGTTTGACTATTTATTAGTAGCGGTTTCAAGTGATGGATTAACCACTATTAATAACCAAGTAGCAAATATACAAAAAGGTTTCTTTTTATTTCCAGTTGAGTTGTTAGTTAAAAAAGGCATCGTCACAGGTAGAAACCATAAAGGTAAAACGGCTTTTAGAGTATTTCCGCCTTGGAGCGAAAGTAGGGCATTAAAAGGGACTGGCGCATTTAGTAATTCTGCTAAAGTTACTCAGCGTTGGCAATGCGATTATTTTTTAAATCAGAACCAACATGGCTTAGTTGATTTAATTAAGTTAAACAATATTTTAGCTAACGCTGTTTAA
- a CDS encoding CPXCG motif-containing cysteine-rich protein, whose translation MNQLTEKSISCPYCGETIEVLIDVADIDEQYIEDCQVCCKPITFVVFDDEDELGVNVYSEDDAF comes from the coding sequence ATGAACCAGTTAACCGAAAAGTCAATTAGTTGTCCTTACTGCGGTGAAACCATAGAAGTATTAATTGATGTGGCTGATATTGATGAGCAATACATAGAAGATTGTCAAGTATGCTGTAAGCCCATTACGTTTGTGGTGTTTGATGATGAAGACGAGCTTGGCGTAAATGTGTATAGCGAAGATGATGCGTTTTGA
- a CDS encoding ABC-F family ATPase — protein MISTANITMQFGAKPLFENISAKFGESNRYGLIGANGCGKSTFMKILSGELEPSSGNVSTDPNERVAKLNQDQFAYEEYSVIDTVIMGHKELWDIKQERDRIYSLPEMSEEDGMKVADLETEFAEMDGYSAESKAGELLLGVGIATEQHYGPMSEIAPGFKLRVLLAQVLFSDPDIMLLDEPTNNLDIYTIKWLEDVLNQRDCTMIIISHDRHFLNSVCTHMADIDYGELRIYPGNYDEYMFAATQARERLLSENAKKKSQIAELQQFVSRFSANASKAKQATSRAKRIDKIQLDEVKASSRQTPFIRFEQEKQLFRNALEMTSLSQGFEETLFSGLEGLVEVGERIAIIGENGVGKTTLLNTLAGRLAPKSGEFKWSENANIGYYAQDHADEFEKDMNLFEWMEQWQQEGDDEQVVRSFLGRMLFSQNDIKKSVKVISGGEQGRMLFGKIMMHKPNILLMDEPTNHMDMESIEALNLALEAYEGTLMFVSHDRQFVSSVATRIWEIKDGKVIDFRGNYSEYLASKEA, from the coding sequence ATTATTAGTACAGCAAACATCACCATGCAATTTGGTGCTAAACCGTTATTTGAAAATATCTCAGCTAAATTTGGCGAATCAAACCGTTATGGTTTAATTGGTGCTAATGGTTGTGGTAAGTCGACCTTTATGAAAATCCTTAGTGGTGAATTAGAACCATCTTCGGGTAACGTAAGTACTGATCCAAATGAGCGCGTTGCTAAACTAAACCAAGATCAATTCGCCTACGAAGAATATTCTGTTATTGATACCGTGATTATGGGTCATAAAGAATTGTGGGATATCAAACAAGAACGTGACCGTATATATAGCCTACCTGAAATGAGTGAAGAAGACGGCATGAAAGTAGCCGATCTTGAAACTGAATTTGCTGAAATGGACGGTTACTCGGCTGAATCTAAAGCGGGTGAGTTACTATTAGGTGTGGGTATTGCTACAGAGCAGCACTACGGACCTATGTCAGAAATTGCACCAGGTTTTAAACTTCGTGTGCTTCTAGCTCAAGTTTTGTTTTCAGACCCTGATATCATGCTGCTCGATGAGCCTACCAATAACTTGGACATTTATACAATTAAGTGGCTTGAAGATGTATTGAATCAACGTGACTGTACCATGATCATCATCTCGCATGATCGTCACTTTTTAAATTCGGTATGTACGCACATGGCCGATATTGACTACGGTGAACTACGTATTTACCCGGGTAACTACGATGAATACATGTTTGCAGCTACTCAAGCACGCGAACGTTTATTAAGTGAAAACGCCAAAAAGAAAAGCCAAATAGCAGAGCTTCAACAGTTTGTATCGCGTTTTTCTGCCAACGCATCAAAGGCAAAGCAAGCCACTTCACGTGCAAAACGAATTGATAAAATTCAATTAGACGAAGTAAAAGCGTCGTCACGTCAAACACCTTTTATTCGTTTTGAACAAGAAAAGCAGTTATTTCGTAACGCACTAGAAATGACTAGCTTATCGCAAGGCTTTGAAGAAACTTTATTCTCAGGATTAGAAGGCCTAGTTGAAGTAGGTGAACGCATTGCTATTATTGGTGAAAATGGTGTGGGTAAAACAACATTATTAAACACTTTAGCAGGACGTTTAGCGCCTAAAAGCGGTGAGTTTAAATGGTCTGAAAATGCAAACATTGGCTACTATGCACAAGATCATGCCGATGAGTTTGAAAAAGACATGAATTTGTTTGAGTGGATGGAGCAATGGCAACAAGAGGGCGACGATGAGCAAGTAGTGCGTAGCTTCTTGGGTCGTATGTTGTTTTCACAAAACGATATCAAAAAATCTGTAAAAGTAATATCTGGTGGTGAGCAAGGTCGTATGCTGTTTGGTAAAATCATGATGCATAAACCAAATATCTTATTAATGGATGAGCCAACCAACCACATGGATATGGAATCAATTGAAGCGCTTAACTTAGCACTTGAAGCGTATGAAGGTACCTTGATGTTTGTGTCACACGACCGTCAGTTTGTATCATCAGTTGCCACCCGTATTTGGGAAATTAAAGACGGTAAAGTTATCGACTTTAGAGGTAACTACTCAGAATATTTAGCGAGTAAAGAAGCTTAA
- the msrA gene encoding peptide-methionine (S)-S-oxide reductase MsrA — translation MKHTLALALTSMGILFSSLTYAKTEQAILAGGCFWCIESDFEKLEGVTDVISGFTGGELKNPTYNGNHQGHYEAVLVTYNTNVLSYQDILNHYWVNIDPFDAKGQFCDKGPSYRSAIFVANEQQRQLAKQSKQAVMNEFTNQTVVTPILDAKTFYPIKGDESYHQDYYKNNPIRYNTYRWRCGRDSRLEDIWGDRVTH, via the coding sequence ATGAAACACACATTAGCGCTAGCATTGACCTCTATGGGGATTTTGTTTAGCTCATTAACATACGCTAAAACCGAACAAGCTATTTTAGCCGGTGGCTGTTTTTGGTGTATAGAAAGTGACTTTGAAAAACTCGAAGGTGTAACCGATGTGATCTCAGGGTTTACTGGTGGTGAACTTAAAAATCCAACCTACAATGGTAATCACCAAGGCCACTACGAAGCTGTTCTGGTTACCTACAACACTAATGTATTAAGCTATCAAGATATTTTAAACCATTACTGGGTGAATATTGATCCTTTTGACGCAAAAGGTCAGTTTTGTGATAAAGGCCCAAGCTACCGTAGTGCGATTTTTGTTGCTAATGAGCAACAGCGACAATTAGCTAAGCAATCTAAACAAGCCGTTATGAATGAGTTTACTAACCAAACAGTAGTAACCCCTATTCTCGATGCTAAAACCTTTTACCCTATAAAGGGCGATGAAAGTTATCACCAAGATTACTACAAAAATAATCCTATTCGTTATAACACCTATCGCTGGCGTTGTGGCCGTGATAGTCGCCTAGAAGACATTTGGGGCGATCGAGTTACCCACTGA
- a CDS encoding LysR family transcriptional regulator: MLDIIALFIKVNHYKTFNEASVKLNIPLPTLQRKIKKLEEDLSLALFYREKGSLRLTEPGKSFYSHCLAHVEGLQTTLCNFKNFSENKVSKIKLIAPQNFIKSVYFSGVINQFTLLYPNIKIHMMLSDERLDLKATEFDLAIRIGKLDSSQNICKVINQMSFALACSSSLIEQYGIPSNFDDLAKLPHISCSPFENWSFKTNKNEQVIFKPQPNFISNDIEMCALAAIEGRGVYYGPKYCLLPHIKDESLVEVLTQFKPIKRDVNLLWPDKLIPKSTRYLIDFLEHSLKGIKM, translated from the coding sequence TTGCTTGATATCATAGCGCTTTTTATAAAAGTAAATCATTACAAAACATTTAATGAAGCGTCAGTAAAGTTAAATATTCCTTTACCCACTTTACAAAGAAAAATAAAAAAACTTGAAGAAGACTTATCGTTAGCGTTGTTTTATCGTGAAAAAGGAAGTTTGCGATTAACAGAACCTGGAAAGAGTTTTTATAGCCACTGCCTAGCCCATGTAGAAGGTTTACAAACTACGCTGTGCAATTTTAAGAATTTCAGTGAAAATAAAGTGAGTAAAATTAAACTAATAGCGCCGCAAAACTTTATAAAGAGTGTGTACTTCTCAGGCGTTATAAATCAATTCACATTACTTTATCCAAATATTAAGATTCATATGATGCTATCGGATGAACGCCTTGATTTAAAAGCCACCGAGTTTGATTTAGCCATTAGAATTGGAAAACTAGATAGCTCACAAAATATATGTAAAGTCATTAACCAAATGAGTTTTGCTTTAGCTTGTTCATCGAGTTTAATTGAGCAATATGGCATACCAAGTAATTTTGACGATTTAGCTAAACTACCCCACATATCGTGCTCGCCATTCGAAAACTGGTCCTTTAAAACAAATAAAAATGAACAGGTAATTTTTAAACCTCAACCTAACTTTATTTCTAACGATATAGAAATGTGTGCCTTAGCTGCTATTGAAGGAAGAGGTGTATATTATGGCCCTAAATATTGTTTATTACCGCATATAAAAGACGAAAGCTTAGTTGAAGTATTAACTCAGTTCAAACCCATAAAGCGAGATGTAAACCTTTTATGGCCTGATAAATTAATTCCAAAAAGCACACGCTATTTAATTGATTTTTTAGAGCACTCTCTCAAAGGAATCAAAATGTAG
- a CDS encoding DUF6419 family natural product biosynthesis protein: protein MFKIIIDCAVIFSFVCMLLAAAPFTPAISGSFIMLLFAGAIGYKGYLQSSLILLLINTLAVIGSPAINIENTETLLFLPILFLISFGGVLVGVRKLTIKHVL from the coding sequence ATGTTTAAAATAATAATTGATTGTGCTGTTATATTTTCGTTTGTTTGCATGTTACTCGCAGCCGCACCTTTTACGCCTGCAATATCAGGATCATTTATTATGCTTTTATTTGCTGGGGCTATTGGATACAAGGGCTACCTGCAATCAAGTTTGATACTGCTGTTAATTAATACGCTTGCGGTTATTGGCAGCCCAGCTATAAATATAGAAAACACAGAAACATTACTGTTTTTGCCAATATTATTTTTAATCTCATTTGGTGGTGTTTTAGTAGGCGTAAGAAAGTTAACTATAAAACACGTTTTGTAG
- the bktB gene encoding beta-ketothiolase BktB, translating to MAQNTNNSVVILSAVRTAIGSFGGSLKDFSPAELGTLCAKEALNRSKLSPNQVGSCVVGKVIHNGPKDAYLSRVIGLDAGLPISSHAVTLNRLCGSGLEAIIQAAQQIQLGDVDAAIAGGAESMSSSAYTLESNRWGQKMGNSTMVDELTTTLQDPWDNNPMGITAENIAEKYSISRQQQDEYAAKSHHKAAKAIAAGHFKQQIVPIEIKSRKGTNVFDTDEHVRADTTADKLATLKPYFKKDGTVTAASSSGINDGAAMLVLMSEQKANEQGLKPLARLVGYARAGVDPTLMGIGPIPAVQQVFEKTGLTIDDMDVIESNEAFAVQALCVANELNFPAHKVNPNGGAIALGHPVGATGAILSTKCLYELKRINGKFGLVTMCIGGGQGIAAIFEAL from the coding sequence ATGGCACAAAATACAAACAACAGCGTAGTAATACTCAGTGCGGTTCGTACCGCTATCGGCAGCTTTGGTGGCAGCCTCAAAGATTTTAGCCCAGCTGAGCTTGGCACTTTGTGCGCAAAAGAAGCCCTAAATCGGTCTAAACTATCTCCTAACCAAGTAGGTTCATGTGTGGTAGGCAAAGTTATTCATAACGGCCCTAAAGACGCATACCTTTCAAGAGTCATTGGTCTCGATGCTGGGTTGCCTATAAGCAGCCACGCTGTAACGCTTAATCGCTTATGTGGTTCAGGGCTTGAAGCAATCATACAAGCGGCACAACAAATTCAATTAGGTGATGTAGATGCAGCCATTGCTGGCGGAGCAGAAAGCATGAGTAGCTCTGCCTATACCCTTGAAAGTAACCGCTGGGGGCAAAAAATGGGCAATAGCACTATGGTCGATGAGCTCACCACGACCTTACAAGACCCATGGGATAATAACCCGATGGGAATAACTGCTGAAAACATCGCAGAAAAATATTCAATTAGCCGTCAGCAGCAAGACGAGTACGCAGCAAAAAGCCATCATAAAGCCGCAAAAGCGATTGCTGCAGGTCATTTTAAACAGCAGATTGTGCCTATCGAGATTAAATCACGTAAAGGCACGAACGTTTTTGACACCGACGAACACGTTCGCGCCGATACCACAGCCGATAAACTTGCCACTTTAAAGCCCTACTTTAAAAAAGATGGCACCGTTACCGCAGCAAGCTCATCCGGTATAAACGATGGTGCAGCCATGTTGGTACTTATGTCAGAGCAAAAAGCCAATGAACAAGGCTTAAAACCGCTGGCTCGTTTAGTGGGTTATGCCAGAGCAGGCGTTGATCCTACTTTAATGGGTATCGGCCCTATTCCTGCAGTACAACAGGTATTTGAAAAAACCGGCTTAACCATTGACGATATGGATGTAATTGAGTCTAACGAGGCCTTTGCAGTACAAGCTCTGTGCGTTGCAAACGAGTTAAATTTCCCTGCCCATAAAGTAAACCCGAATGGCGGCGCCATTGCGTTAGGGCACCCTGTAGGCGCAACAGGTGCAATTTTATCAACTAAATGCTTGTACGAACTCAAACGAATTAATGGCAAGTTTGGGTTAGTCACAATGTGTATTGGCGGCGGGCAAGGCATTGCAGCCATTTTTGAAGCGCTTTGA
- a CDS encoding cold shock domain-containing protein, giving the protein MNKGLLKSWNDDKGFGFIKSTTLQHDTFIHISSLKHMSRKPKVGDIIYFEVATDPNGKTKAVNCRIEGVLAQPHINTSTRPVRISKTARKNSPLMKLITLGIIFSIGFSVYKTGYLNTKQTPVVTNANLESFMPASSNSPTKTPPTFRCDGRQHCSQMTSYAEALFFIQHCPNTKMDGDRDGEPCERQFGNK; this is encoded by the coding sequence ATGAACAAAGGATTATTAAAATCGTGGAATGACGATAAAGGCTTTGGCTTTATTAAATCAACCACACTGCAACACGATACCTTTATACATATATCATCGCTCAAACACATGAGCCGTAAACCTAAAGTGGGCGACATTATTTACTTTGAGGTAGCAACTGATCCCAACGGTAAAACTAAAGCTGTAAATTGCCGTATTGAGGGCGTATTAGCACAACCACACATAAACACTTCAACAAGGCCGGTTAGAATAAGTAAAACCGCACGTAAAAACTCACCATTAATGAAACTTATAACGCTTGGTATTATTTTTAGTATTGGTTTTAGTGTGTATAAAACCGGTTATTTAAATACCAAGCAAACACCTGTAGTGACTAATGCTAATTTAGAGTCATTTATGCCCGCTAGTTCAAACTCACCTACTAAAACACCACCAACATTTCGTTGTGATGGCCGCCAACATTGTAGCCAAATGACCTCCTATGCAGAGGCGTTATTTTTTATTCAACATTGCCCCAATACCAAAATGGACGGTGATAGAGATGGTGAGCCTTGTGAACGGCAGTTTGGGAATAAGTAG
- a CDS encoding aerolysin family beta-barrel pore-forming toxin translates to MKKILPLLLLSHTSFVSANTTAIYPDQLKNESLGAGVCSADNRLITKAEAQTYRNELTNKMGKWQITGLANGWVIMGSGYAGEIKQGTAANSWCYPNDPINEIPTLSPVKVSPGSQSQIEWDLVNQKEVFIKPLSYLAHTMGFAWVGGNRSSYVGDDMEVSKAGSGWKIQGYNGGSCDGYRCDEKSAITVSNFQYVMDNESYKITGDIVAADKELIKTLTVPAVNDTSAAQMSVVTIEYDAATNWSKTNDYSISESVTLSNTWKSPSVTGGSDTSLSVTIAAEQAWGTSNGGSEAERVVVQARTNVPAYTQLNAKVDLFKSSISYPYAFDADITYDLSINGFMRWGGNALLTHPENRPNDTANFVIGRWAGQDKSIEYQWEHRYIPGENKKWDWPWMIQQTSLSTMQYYLSHVLRPKKTTLTGHFYAQSQFAGSVYFGDETPIVTNQRSKRSVSSSEYSSAEKLKKEFEDAGFKNVVVNIEMIDL, encoded by the coding sequence ATGAAAAAAATATTACCCCTATTGCTGTTGTCGCATACAAGTTTTGTAAGTGCTAATACAACTGCAATTTATCCAGATCAACTTAAAAATGAAAGCTTAGGTGCTGGAGTTTGCTCAGCTGATAATAGACTAATTACAAAGGCTGAAGCGCAAACCTACAGAAATGAACTTACTAACAAAATGGGTAAGTGGCAAATAACGGGATTAGCTAATGGCTGGGTTATTATGGGTTCTGGCTACGCAGGTGAAATAAAACAAGGGACTGCTGCAAATTCTTGGTGCTACCCTAACGATCCTATTAATGAGATCCCTACATTAAGTCCCGTAAAAGTATCGCCAGGCAGTCAAAGCCAAATTGAATGGGACTTAGTAAATCAAAAAGAGGTGTTTATAAAACCCCTTTCATACCTTGCTCATACAATGGGATTTGCGTGGGTTGGTGGCAATCGCTCAAGCTATGTTGGTGATGACATGGAGGTATCTAAAGCGGGCTCAGGATGGAAAATACAAGGTTACAACGGTGGCAGTTGTGATGGTTATCGATGTGATGAAAAGTCAGCTATTACCGTATCTAACTTTCAATATGTGATGGATAACGAGTCATATAAAATAACAGGTGATATTGTTGCTGCCGACAAAGAACTAATAAAAACGTTAACAGTCCCTGCAGTGAATGACACGTCAGCAGCTCAAATGTCAGTGGTTACAATTGAATACGATGCGGCAACCAACTGGTCTAAAACCAATGATTACAGTATTTCTGAGTCTGTTACATTATCTAATACATGGAAGTCTCCCTCTGTTACTGGCGGATCAGACACTTCGTTATCAGTCACAATCGCAGCGGAGCAAGCATGGGGAACAAGTAATGGCGGCTCAGAAGCTGAGCGAGTAGTTGTACAGGCAAGAACCAATGTACCAGCATACACACAGCTTAATGCAAAGGTCGATTTGTTTAAATCATCAATATCGTATCCTTATGCATTCGATGCTGATATTACCTATGATCTATCTATAAATGGCTTTATGCGATGGGGAGGCAATGCTTTATTAACCCACCCAGAAAACAGACCTAACGACACTGCTAATTTTGTAATTGGCCGTTGGGCAGGTCAAGATAAAAGCATTGAGTATCAATGGGAACACCGCTATATACCAGGTGAGAATAAAAAATGGGATTGGCCTTGGATGATACAACAAACAAGCTTATCAACAATGCAATACTATTTAAGCCATGTTTTAAGACCTAAAAAAACAACCCTAACAGGCCACTTTTATGCACAAAGCCAATTTGCGGGCAGTGTTTACTTTGGTGACGAAACCCCAATTGTCACTAACCAAAGAAGTAAGCGAAGTGTTTCATCTAGTGAGTACTCTAGTGCAGAAAAGTTAAAAAAAGAGTTTGAAGATGCGGGTTTTAAAAATGTTGTTGTTAATATTGAAATGATTGATTTATAA
- a CDS encoding TetR/AcrR family transcriptional regulator encodes MSKKEKTRDKILASAWELFLLQGYDHTSTREIAVAANVAVGTVFSHFENKIDLLMAGMQQQIAVIINQAKQLDTQHSPRLKLRHYAHPLYSFYCENSEFSKLLISDIIWRTSFFKAQMDEFKQLLFSEQTKFDETKASVMMDCYFMTLIDGLNDPLPNAENMLRQLSNKIALL; translated from the coding sequence ATGAGTAAAAAAGAAAAGACACGCGATAAAATTTTAGCTTCAGCATGGGAATTATTTTTGCTGCAAGGTTACGATCACACATCAACAAGAGAAATAGCGGTTGCAGCCAATGTTGCTGTAGGTACAGTGTTTAGTCATTTTGAAAATAAAATTGATTTATTGATGGCCGGTATGCAACAACAAATAGCCGTTATTATTAACCAAGCAAAGCAGTTAGATACGCAGCACTCCCCTCGCTTAAAGTTACGTCATTACGCTCATCCGCTTTATTCTTTTTATTGTGAAAATAGTGAATTTAGTAAGCTATTAATTAGCGACATCATTTGGAGAACGTCTTTTTTTAAAGCGCAGATGGATGAATTTAAACAACTGCTTTTTAGTGAACAAACGAAGTTTGATGAAACAAAAGCAAGCGTAATGATGGACTGTTATTTTATGACCTTAATCGATGGGTTAAACGATCCCTTACCAAATGCTGAAAATATGCTTAGACAGTTAAGTAATAAAATAGCGCTTTTGTAA